In one window of Ovis aries strain OAR_USU_Benz2616 breed Rambouillet chromosome 3, ARS-UI_Ramb_v3.0, whole genome shotgun sequence DNA:
- the CD63 gene encoding CD63 antigen, whose translation MAVEGGMKCVKFLLYVLLLAFCACAVGLIAVGVATQLVLNQTMTRGATPSFLLPVVIIAVGAFLFLVAFVGCCGACKENYCLMITFAIFLSLIMLVEVAAAIAGYVFRDKVRSEFNKDFRQQMKNYPKANETASILDKMQKDFKCCGAANYTDWEKIPTMASRVPDSCCVNITNNCGVHFVVKDIHTEGCVEKIAAWLRKNVLVVAAAALGIAFVEILGIVLACCLVKSIRSGYEVM comes from the exons ATGGCTGTGGAAGGAGGAATGAAATGTGTCAAGTTCCTGCTCTACGTTCTCCTGCTGGCCTTCTGC GCCTGTGCAGTGGGACTGATTGCTGTGGGCGTAGCGACCCAGCTTGTCCTGAATCAGACTATGACCCGTGGGGCCACCCCTAGTTTCCTGTTGCCTGTGGTCATTATCGCAGTGGGGGCCTTCCTCTTCCTGGTGGCCTTTGTGGGCTGCTGTGGAGCCTGCAAGGAGAACTACTGTCTTATGATCACG TTTGCCATCTTCTTGTCCCTTATCATGCTAGTTGAAGTGGCTGCAGCCATTGCTGGCTATGTGTTTAGAGACAAG GTGAGATCAGAATTTAATAAGGACTTCCGGCAGCAGATGAAGAATTATCCAAAAGCCAACGAGACGGCATCGATCCTGGACAAGATGCAGAAAGAT TTTAAGTGCTGCGGGGCGGCTAACTACACAGACTGGGAGAAGATCCCGACCATGGCCAGTCGAGTCCCTGACTCCTGCTGCGTCAACATCACTAATAACTGTGGGGTTCATTTTGTTGTGAAGGACATCCATACTGAG GGCTGTGTGGAGAAGATTGCGGCCTGGCTGAGGAAGAATGTGCTGGTGGTGGCTGCGGCAGCCCTGGGCATTGCCTTTGTGGAG ATCCTGGGTATTGTCTTAGCATGCTGCCTTGTGAAGAGCATCCGAAGTGGCTATGAGGTGATGTAG
- the RDH5 gene encoding retinol dehydrogenase 5 has product MWLPLLLGVLLWAALWLLRDRQCLPASDAFIFITGCDSGFGRLLALRLDQRGFRVLASCLTPSGAEDLQRVASSRLHTTLLDVTDPQSVRQAAKWVETHVGKTGLFGLVNNAGVAGIIGPTPWQTREDFQRVLNVNTLGPIGVTLALLPLLLQARGRVINITSVLGRLAANGGGYCVSKFGLEAFSDSLRRDVAPFGVRVSIVEPGFFRTPVTNLETLEDTLQACWARLPPATQALYGEAFLTKYLRVQQRIMNMICDPDLAKVSRCLEHALTARHPRTRYSPGWDAKLLWLPASYLPASLVDAVLTWVLPKPAQTVY; this is encoded by the exons ATgtggctgcctctgctgctgggTGTCTTGCTCTGGGCAGCACTGTGGTTGCTCAGGGACCGGCAGTGCCTGCCGGCCAGCGATGCTTTTATCTTCATCACCGGCTGTGACTCGGGCTTTGGGCGGCTCCTTGCTCTGAGGCTGGACCAGAGAGGCTTCCGAGTCCTGGCCAGCTGCCTGACACCCTCGGGGGCGGAGGACCTCCAGCGGGTCGCCTCCTCCCGCCTCCACACCACCCTGCTGGATGTCACAGATCCCCAGAGCGTCCGGCAGGCAGCCAAGTGGGTGGAAACGCATGTTGGGAAAACAG GGCTGTTTGGTCTGGTGAATAATGCTGGTGTGGCTGGCATCATTGGGCCCACCCCATGGCAGACGCGGGAGGACTTCCAGCGGGTGCTGAATGTGAACACGCTGGGTCCCATCGGGGTCACCCTCGCCctgctgcccctgctgctgcAGGCCCGGGGCCGAGTGATCAACATCACCAGTGTCCTTGGCCGCCTGGCAGCCAATGGAGGGGGCTACTGCGTCTCCAAGTTTGGCCTGGAGGCCTTCTCTGACAGCCTGAG GCGAGACGTGGCTCCTTTTGGGGTACGGGTCTCTATCGTGGAACCTGGCTTCTTCCGAACCCCTGTGACAAACCTGGAAACTCTGGAGGACACCCTGCAGGCCTGCTGGGCACGGCTGCCTCCAGCCACACAGGCCCTCTATGGGGAGGCCTTCCTCACCAAAT ACCTGAGAGTGCAGCAACGCATCATGAACATGATCTGTGACCCGGACCTGGCCAAGGTGAGCAGGTGCCTGGAGCACGCCCTAACTGCCCGCCACCCCAGAACCCGCTACAGCCCAGGCTGGGATGCCAAGCTGCTCTGGTTGCCAGCCTCCTACTTGCCAGCCAGCCTGGTGGATGCTGTGCTCACCTGGGTCCTTCCCAAGCCTGCCCAGACGGTCTACTAA